In Oryza sativa Japonica Group chromosome 1, ASM3414082v1, the genomic stretch TTTAAGCCAAAAGGATCATACTTTATTATATATACTCAAATAGCAGATCAACCTCAAATTTCAGACAGTTGCCTTCACTTTAACCTTTCAAAGAAATGTGGTCAAGTATATAATGCAACATTGTCCGACCAAGCAAATTACCACACAGGTACGCATGATATAGCATTATAAGAAATCAAATACCTTGAATATTACAAGACAGTCCACTTTGGATGCAAATTAGAGTCCAACACTACAAAAAACACATGAACAAATAAAAGCAACACAGGCACTGAAATCAACTATTGCAACAACAAACAAGAGCAACATTTTACCAATCAAGAGTGTGTAATATTACTATGAATGTATTATACTGAACCTTGATGCTACCAAAACAAGGAACACCCAAAGAGATTTCTCAGCATAAAAATATACAGAACGAAGTAATCAGCAACTAGAGCACATTAACATACTAAACCTATATTGTCAGAAGTAGCATCCTATAAATTCTGCACTACTCTATTGCCCCATATCTCTACAGACTGTCAGTGTGTAACCAGTGAGAGTTTCTTACATATCACTATTTCAGTCACATACACATTCACATAAATGCAAACACAGCATGCAGCAATCACAATTCAAACACAAATTAAGTTAATGTTCAGGCATAACCACATAACAAGACAATTATCAAGCATTTGGGTGTAAAAAGCCTAAGGGAATCAGGTACAAAATTCAAGACACGGAAGGGTTGCAAAAAATTACCTCAGAAATAAGGAGGCACATTGGGGTACATAGGAGCTCTACCACCTGGTCCAGGTGACATTCCACCCTCCTGACCCCGGAAACCAGGCCCTGGAAGAGGGTAGTTACCCTCACCATACCCGCCAGAAGGAAGCCCACCCGAACCCTGTTGCATGCGGTACAGTGATGAGGCTCCACCCATGCCTAGACCCCCATAAGCCCCCATCCCACCAGCACCAAACTGGGATGAGCCCCCAAATGAACCACCACCCAATCCCCCAGGCCCGTACGCACCAGCCCCAGCACCACCCATCCCAGAAGGCATCTGATTGCCCAATGAACCCAacccagctccgccgccgcccatggaaGATGGCAAATTCGCATACGGATTGGGACCACCTAGCCCAGCGCCTACACCCCCAAATGCACCATACGAAGACAGACTCCCAGGGCCACCATACTGCGCACCCATTTGTGGTCCACCAAGCCCAAGCCCTGAACCCGGCATGTCCGGCGGCCCGCCTTGGAGCATTTGGGGCGGCTGAGCCCCACCAGGTCcagattgctgctgctgctgctgcgattGCTTCCCCTTTTTCCCTTCGATCGCTAGCTTGCAGACAAGCTGGTGCCCGTCAATCACCTTCACCGAGTCCACTAACGAGGCCTGCGCACCCTCGGGTGTCTTGTACACAAAGAGGGCAAAGCCCCGGAACTTGCCCGTCTGCTTGTCGAACCCTAGAGGCCCCTCCTCAATCTCACCATAGGCTGCGAAATGCGCAAGGAGGCGCTCCGACGGCATGTCGGCGGGGACGTTCCCGACGAAGATCTTGCGGAGGGAGACGTCGGCCGCGGGggcgccaccggcgccggcggccccGCCCGACGCCCccccggccgcgccggcggcggcgagctgcgtGACGGTCATGCGGCCGTCGATCTTCTTCGAGGGCTCCTTGAGGGCGAGGACGGCGGAGTCGGCGTGGCGGAACGTGACGAACCCGTAGCCCTTGGAGCGGCCGGTGGACTTGTCGGTGATGACGACGGCCTCCTCGAGGTCGCCGAAGGCGGAGAAGATGGCCCGGAGCGAGTCGGAGTTGGTCTCCCAGCCGAGCCCCCGCACGAAGAGCTTGCGGAGGGCCGGGtcccggtcggcggcggcgcgcacggcgtCGAGGGCCACCcccgaggcgagcgcggcggtggcggcgatgtcGGCGAGCTGGTCCCGGGAGAGCGGCtcgacgaggcggaggaggtcgtcgcgggtgaggccgagcgcggcggcgcccgcggccggggaggaggcCACGGCCGCGCCGTTCTCGTCGGGCTTGCGCTTCTTGGGGTAGGGATCCATGGGGGGGGggagggtgggggggggggcaaaaccctagctagggcttggcggcgcggggggagaagaggaggaggaggaggagggagggggggaagGATTCGGATTCGACAAGGGTTGGGTTGGGGTGGGATCGGTCGAGGGGTTTTATCGGGTCAGGCCGGCAGCCGCAGGATTTCTGGACACGGGCATCCGTGGTGTCCAAGCCGGACGCGTCAATGACTTGTCTAAAAAAGGAATTATAGTTatagcaagtacaatagcagactataagctagctgtaaataaatatattttaagaaaataaatgagaagagagaaaagcagcgggctacagatttatagccagctgtagcatggACTCCAAGATGCAGTGAGTATATGACAGatgagaccagatattaatagtgtagtatgtaactattgtatgaataagctattagattggctatatatgaattggagctagtagttggctatactgttaaacttgctcttacccTTATTTGACTTATAAAGTTTGTTTATCTGAATTTCATATTGAAAAAGGctcaaattttttttagtgACTGGGTGGAACATACGAGAAGATGAGAACTCCAGAAAA encodes the following:
- the LOC4326641 gene encoding UBP1-associated protein 2C, producing the protein MDPYPKKRKPDENGAAVASSPAAGAAALGLTRDDLLRLVEPLSRDQLADIAATAALASGVALDAVRAAADRDPALRKLFVRGLGWETNSDSLRAIFSAFGDLEEAVVITDKSTGRSKGYGFVTFRHADSAVLALKEPSKKIDGRMTVTQLAAAGAAGGASGGAAGAGGAPAADVSLRKIFVGNVPADMPSERLLAHFAAYGEIEEGPLGFDKQTGKFRGFALFVYKTPEGAQASLVDSVKVIDGHQLVCKLAIEGKKGKQSQQQQQQSGPGGAQPPQMLQGGPPDMPGSGLGLGGPQMGAQYGGPGSLSSYGAFGGVGAGLGGPNPYANLPSSMGGGGAGLGSLGNQMPSGMGGAGAGAYGPGGLGGGSFGGSSQFGAGGMGAYGGLGMGGASSLYRMQQGSGGLPSGGYGEGNYPLPGPGFRGQEGGMSPGPGGRAPMYPNVPPYF